A region from the Acyrthosiphon pisum isolate AL4f chromosome A1, pea_aphid_22Mar2018_4r6ur, whole genome shotgun sequence genome encodes:
- the LOC100163462 gene encoding serine/threonine-protein kinase greatwall isoform X1 has protein sequence MQLLQLLLMSVNLDVCIFVSELFCSNTIEYSIIYSIYYLLIVYRVALHIEMGDVNDGNAFPYEKTLLNTIVKNAKETKHPEISDFNVIKPISRGAYGKVYLGHKKNNLEQMYAIKVMKKTDMINKNMITQVVNERNALALANSPFCVKLFYSLQTSSCIYLVMEYMVGGDVKSLLSVMGYFTEDVATFYIAEVALALQYLHSHGIVHRDLKPDNMLISGHGHIKLTDFGLSRITIHRDLEITDFINSSPNVPTRTPGQLLSLTSHFSFGSNEKTFASGVSMGLNMDLDEDDYNSSHVSGIIPFQSANNTLEGTTFYTCQNCSVSTDCGCSINDKVQDTPCSTKNFSKRFKSSGSDSSRRYRRRILPLRDLEGNTFNSCGLTQQIKQVDLSSIGSNASSSAIKSVMKLKAEERLSSGRVAISTPVQCSRKRSHGDTPKTIKTTRFCLPTPTKSPSFLKGSHMEELIMSPIATPYLSKLTPYRTPKSLRKGKRASDGRILGTPYYLAPELIQGIEHGSGVDWWALGVCLYEFMTGVVPFEGETVQEIFEDILRRELEWPSGDQTLSREAMEAIDSLMAIDQNERYSGSELRSSTELFSNIDWDNLLKEVPPFVPTPVSIDDTSYFIARNEQQNIQLSNIDLG, from the exons ATGCAGCTGCTGCAGCTGCTGCTAATGTCCGTTAATTTAgatgtttgtatttttgtatcagAACTATTTTGCTCAAATACTAtagagtatagtataatatatagtatttactatttactaatagtTTACAGGGTTGCTTTACATATTGAAATGGGCGACGTTAATGACGGAAATGCTTTTCCATATGAAAAAACTTTATTGAATACTATTGTAAAAAATGCTAAAGAGAccaag CATCCAGAAATAAGTGACTTCAATGTTATTAAACCAATCAGCCGAGGAGCTTATGG aaaagtttATTTGGGTCACAAGAAGAACAATTTGGAACAAATGTATGCtataaaagttatgaaaaaaactgatatgataaataaaaatatgataacacaag ttgTTAATGAAAGAAATGCTCTGGCATTGGCAAACAGTCCATTTTGTGTTAAACTGTTCTACTCATTACAGACATCAAGCTGTATTTATTTG gTTATGGAGTATATGGTTGGTGGTGATGTTAAATCACTGCTAAGCGTCATGGGTTATTTTACAGAAGATGTAGCAACATTTTATATTGCTGAAGTTGCACTAGCCTTACAATATCTTCACAG TCATGGTATTGTACATAGAGACTTAAAACctgataatatgttaatatccGGCCATGGCCATATTAAATTGACTGATTTTGGCCTTAGTCGAATTACAATTCATCGAG atttggaaataacagattttataaatagttctCCAAATGTTCCTACAAGAACCCCTGGCCAATTACTATCCTTAACATcacatttttcattt GGTTCAAATGAGAAAACGTTCGCCAGTGGTGTTAGTATGGGACTTAATATGGATTTAGATGAAGATGATTATAACAGTAGTCATGTGTCTGGAATAATACCATTTCAATCAGCTAACAATACATTAGAAGGAACTACATTTTATACTTGTCAAAATTGTAGTGTTTCTACAGATTGTGGATGTAGTATAAATGATAAAGTTCAAGATACTCCATGTTCTACAAaaaattttag taaaagATTCAAATCATCTGGTTCTGATTCCTCAAGAAGATATAGACGAAGAATATTACCACTTAGAGATTTAGAAGGTAATACATTTAACAGTTGTGGCCTTACCCAACAAATTAAACAAGTGGATTTGTCAAGCATTGGATCTAATGCATCAAGCTCAGCTATTAAAAGTGTTATGAAACTGAA agCTGAGGAACGGTTGAGTAGTGGCCGTGTTGCCATATCCACCCCAGTACAATGTTCTCGTAAACGTTCCCACGGAGACACAcccaaaacaataaaaactactAGATTTTGTCTACCTACACCTACAAAATCACCATCTTTTTTAAAAGGCTCTCatatg gAAGAATTAATTATGAGTCCAATTGCAACTCCATATTTATCAAAGTTAACTCCATATCGAACTCCAAAATCCTTAAGAAAAGGAAAAAGAGCTAGTGATGGTAGGATATTAGGTACTCCTTATTATTTAGCTCCAGAGTTAATTCAAGGGATAGAACatg gATCTGGTGTTGATTGGTGGGCATTGGGTGTTTGTCTTTATGAATTCATGACAGGAGTTGTCCCATTTGAAGGTGAAACAGTACAAGAAATATTTGAAGATATTCTCAGGCGTG AATTAGAATGGCCATCTGGAGATCAAACATTATCTAGAGAGGCAATGGAAGCAATCGATAGTTTGATGGCAATAGATCAAAATGAGAGATATTCAGGGTCAGAGTTGAGATCTTCCAcagaattattttcaaatattgattgGGATAATCTTTTAAAAGAAGTACCTCCATTTGTTCCAACGCCTGTCAGTATAGACGATACATCGTACTTCATAGCACGAAAtgaacaacaaaatattcaattatcaaatatagatctaggataa
- the LOC100163462 gene encoding serine/threonine-protein kinase greatwall isoform X2, translated as MGDVNDGNAFPYEKTLLNTIVKNAKETKHPEISDFNVIKPISRGAYGKVYLGHKKNNLEQMYAIKVMKKTDMINKNMITQVVNERNALALANSPFCVKLFYSLQTSSCIYLVMEYMVGGDVKSLLSVMGYFTEDVATFYIAEVALALQYLHSHGIVHRDLKPDNMLISGHGHIKLTDFGLSRITIHRDLEITDFINSSPNVPTRTPGQLLSLTSHFSFGSNEKTFASGVSMGLNMDLDEDDYNSSHVSGIIPFQSANNTLEGTTFYTCQNCSVSTDCGCSINDKVQDTPCSTKNFSKRFKSSGSDSSRRYRRRILPLRDLEGNTFNSCGLTQQIKQVDLSSIGSNASSSAIKSVMKLKAEERLSSGRVAISTPVQCSRKRSHGDTPKTIKTTRFCLPTPTKSPSFLKGSHMEELIMSPIATPYLSKLTPYRTPKSLRKGKRASDGRILGTPYYLAPELIQGIEHGSGVDWWALGVCLYEFMTGVVPFEGETVQEIFEDILRRELEWPSGDQTLSREAMEAIDSLMAIDQNERYSGSELRSSTELFSNIDWDNLLKEVPPFVPTPVSIDDTSYFIARNEQQNIQLSNIDLG; from the exons ATGGGCGACGTTAATGACGGAAATGCTTTTCCATATGAAAAAACTTTATTGAATACTATTGTAAAAAATGCTAAAGAGAccaag CATCCAGAAATAAGTGACTTCAATGTTATTAAACCAATCAGCCGAGGAGCTTATGG aaaagtttATTTGGGTCACAAGAAGAACAATTTGGAACAAATGTATGCtataaaagttatgaaaaaaactgatatgataaataaaaatatgataacacaag ttgTTAATGAAAGAAATGCTCTGGCATTGGCAAACAGTCCATTTTGTGTTAAACTGTTCTACTCATTACAGACATCAAGCTGTATTTATTTG gTTATGGAGTATATGGTTGGTGGTGATGTTAAATCACTGCTAAGCGTCATGGGTTATTTTACAGAAGATGTAGCAACATTTTATATTGCTGAAGTTGCACTAGCCTTACAATATCTTCACAG TCATGGTATTGTACATAGAGACTTAAAACctgataatatgttaatatccGGCCATGGCCATATTAAATTGACTGATTTTGGCCTTAGTCGAATTACAATTCATCGAG atttggaaataacagattttataaatagttctCCAAATGTTCCTACAAGAACCCCTGGCCAATTACTATCCTTAACATcacatttttcattt GGTTCAAATGAGAAAACGTTCGCCAGTGGTGTTAGTATGGGACTTAATATGGATTTAGATGAAGATGATTATAACAGTAGTCATGTGTCTGGAATAATACCATTTCAATCAGCTAACAATACATTAGAAGGAACTACATTTTATACTTGTCAAAATTGTAGTGTTTCTACAGATTGTGGATGTAGTATAAATGATAAAGTTCAAGATACTCCATGTTCTACAAaaaattttag taaaagATTCAAATCATCTGGTTCTGATTCCTCAAGAAGATATAGACGAAGAATATTACCACTTAGAGATTTAGAAGGTAATACATTTAACAGTTGTGGCCTTACCCAACAAATTAAACAAGTGGATTTGTCAAGCATTGGATCTAATGCATCAAGCTCAGCTATTAAAAGTGTTATGAAACTGAA agCTGAGGAACGGTTGAGTAGTGGCCGTGTTGCCATATCCACCCCAGTACAATGTTCTCGTAAACGTTCCCACGGAGACACAcccaaaacaataaaaactactAGATTTTGTCTACCTACACCTACAAAATCACCATCTTTTTTAAAAGGCTCTCatatg gAAGAATTAATTATGAGTCCAATTGCAACTCCATATTTATCAAAGTTAACTCCATATCGAACTCCAAAATCCTTAAGAAAAGGAAAAAGAGCTAGTGATGGTAGGATATTAGGTACTCCTTATTATTTAGCTCCAGAGTTAATTCAAGGGATAGAACatg gATCTGGTGTTGATTGGTGGGCATTGGGTGTTTGTCTTTATGAATTCATGACAGGAGTTGTCCCATTTGAAGGTGAAACAGTACAAGAAATATTTGAAGATATTCTCAGGCGTG AATTAGAATGGCCATCTGGAGATCAAACATTATCTAGAGAGGCAATGGAAGCAATCGATAGTTTGATGGCAATAGATCAAAATGAGAGATATTCAGGGTCAGAGTTGAGATCTTCCAcagaattattttcaaatattgattgGGATAATCTTTTAAAAGAAGTACCTCCATTTGTTCCAACGCCTGTCAGTATAGACGATACATCGTACTTCATAGCACGAAAtgaacaacaaaatattcaattatcaaatatagatctaggataa
- the LOC100165520 gene encoding uncharacterized protein LOC100165520, whose translation MKKSAKIRLNTRQKFNEKVGNKLINENSSRTKTSLRNISDKENYNFSDSSLELFDTFKPRSKTKINSKQKLNYNINVDNYDFPKESAIETKKSINVDISIYSISSDSNDSFKSFTSLHSNKSFENINSKDHSSGTEDSFTKTKCKDDSKNNFATPVKKHIIQNNHLSESAKLLDRIYGKEWRCVDGVLRNSKTKYLNDELNRDYNECDNENISNKNDNKIKHSSPCEFSKKHQEYSIQNKVDDTSLILEKFSLSSDQNYLTDQLDIIHPSGSQINYTTSKLGTNENQLNNLKINKEKIFKEDTDIKKNDTHKNLQSEIPIQSNSEATLSFLSSLSCFTGSMKCDPEAQKYKLKFKKNKDNLVSILFKLFNKEVFDNKLPADMNFKWNARLRSTAGACFNKRSVKINKNLECERVSRIELSSKIIDTAERLRDTLIHELCHAACWIFNGISEGHGPPWKSWANKAMQKFPELPIIKRCHSYDIQTKFTYKCVKCGYSFGRHSKSLNLEKKRCGHCYGEFELIKNKINNNPIPNNNFPVVHEDPLKELYSLNDVQQKPKLPKKLSKFAIFVKENYSRVKRENPLSKHGEIMKLLGTQFATTKVLTPDEVFDKLFDS comes from the exons atgaaaaaatccgctaaaa TACGATTAAACACCAGgcaaaaatttaatgaaaaagtaggaaataaattaatcaatgaaaACTCAAGTAGAACCAAGACATCGTTAAGAAATATATCAgacaaagaaaattataatttttctgattCTAGTTTAGAATTATTCGATACATTTAAACCcagatcaaaaacaaaaattaattctaaacaaaaattaaattataatattaatgttgataaCTATGATTTTCCAAAAGAATCAgcaatagaaacaaaaaaaagtataaatgttgatatatcAATTTATAGTATCAGTTCTGATTCAAATGATAGTTTCAAATCATTTACAAGTTTACATTCTAATAagtcttttgaaaatattaattcaaaagatCATTCTTCTGGTACCGAAGACAGTTTTACTAAAACTAAATGCAAGGatgattcaaaaaataattttgctacACCAGTAAAAAAGcatataattcaaaacaatcatCTCTCAGAATCTGCTAAGCTATTGGACCGCATCTATGGTAAAGAATGGCGATGTGTTGATGGAGTACTccgaaattcaaaaacaaagtATTTAAATGATGAACTCAATAGGGATTATAATGA GTgtgataatgaaaatatttcaaacaaaaatgacaacaaaattaaacact catcaccttgtgaattttcaaaaaaacatcaAGAATACAGTATTCAAAATAAAGTGGATGACACTTCATTAATTTTAGA AAAGTTCAGTTTATCCAgtgatcaaaattatttaactgaTCAGTTAGATATTATTCATCCTTCTGGaagtcaaataaattatac gaCTTCAAAACTTGGAACAAATGAAAACCaactgaataatttaaaaatcaataaagaaaaaatattcaaggAAGAtactgatataaaaaaaaatgacactcACAAAAATCTACAATCTGAAATACCAATTCAATCTAATTCAGAAGCAACGCTATCATTTTTGAGTTCTCTATCAT GTTTTACTGGATCTATGAAATGTGATCCCGAAGCTCAAAAGTACAaactaaagtttaaaaaaaacaaagataatttagtgtcaatattatttaaattattcaacaaaGAAGTATTTGACAATAAG ctTCCTGCcgatatgaatttcaaatggaATGCAAGATTAAGGTCAACCGCTGGTGCATGTTTCAATAAACGTTCggtcaaaataaacaaaaatctaGAATGTGAAAGAGTATCTCGCATTGAACTTTCCtctaaa attATTGATACAGCTGAAAGATTAAGAGATACATTAATTCATGAACTTTGCCATGCGGCTTGTTGGATATTTAATGGTATTTCAGAAGGACATGGCCCACCATGGAAAAGCTGGGCAAATAAAGCTATGCAAAAGTTTCCAGAACTCCCAATCATAAAAAGATGCCATAGTTATGACATACAAACTAAATTTACTTACAAATGTGTAAAATGTGGTTATAG ttttGGACGTCATTCAAAATCATTaaacttggaaaaaaaaagaTGTGGACATTGTTATGGAGAATTtgaattaatcaaaaacaagATTAATAATAACCCAATCCCTAATAACAATTTTCCAGTTGTTCATGAGGACCCATTGAAagaattatatagtttaaatgatGTACAACAAAAACCTAAACTCCCcaaaaaactatcaaaatttGCTATATTTGTGAAAGAAAATTATAGCAGAGTTAAAAGAGAAAATCCTCTATCAAAACATggtgaaataatgaaattacttgGAACCCAATTCGCAACAACTAAAGTATTGACTCCTGACGaagtatttgataaattatttgatagttaa